The genomic DNA ATGCAAGTACGAGAATTCACAAACGCATTAAATGTTGACAGGGGGTACTACACTCTATACCTGTAAACCAAGGGAGAAACCGGCAGTTATGCCGCTAGAAAAGTTTGCCAAAAAAGCTACGAGTCGTTATTTGGAAGCTACGAGGAGTCGGATATCGACTCCGAATAACTATTAAAATACCCCGTTGCTCAAGCGGGTGTAAATAAGCAAAACGAGGAGGTGAAGATTTTTATGAAGATTGAGCGATTTTCAAAGAACGAATTGACGTATTGCAAAGGAGGAAACTTAGTGAACAAGCGCTTATTATTCCTGGCAGTCATGCTGGTGGTCATCATGATGATGGCCGCGTCGCCCGCGCTTGCCGGCAAGACGGCTCCGGCGCCGACCGTGACCATCACGGCCCCGGCGAATGAAACTACGGTCTCGGGGACTGCCGTTACCATCTCGGCTGATTGCGCGAGTGGCGGAACGGGTTATACGGTTACAGGTGTCACCTACAACATCGATAGTGGTGCAAACGTAGCTATGTCCGGCCCGGATGGTTCCGCTTCCGGCACCTGGACCGCCAGCTGGAACTCGACGACGGTAACCGATGGTAAGCACACCATAACGGTGACCGCGACGAATTCAGCCGGCAAGACCACAGCGCAAACAATTTCAGTGACGGTTTCAAACCCGCATGCCAACTTGCTCTGGAGCGACTATCCGACCAACTGCCTAAGCTGTCACAGAGCAAAATTCGATGAGATGTACCAGGCTGTCCACTACCAGTGGAGCGGCAACGCCCCGGATATGCTCAACCAGCCGACCGTGAAACAGGGCAAGTACATGAATGCGGTCAACAGCTACTGCATCAACATCCTCGGCAACTGGCAAATCTGCGGCAAATGTCACGCCGGCCGCGGCGCCGAGCCGGTGGCAACAACAAGCCCAACCGACACACAACTTAAGAACATCGACTGCTTGATGTGCCACAACGAGGCCTACGCGCTGGATCGCGATAGGCTGTCCGACGGCTCGATGGGCCCGAAGACCACCGATACGGCGACACTCAATAGCTACGTTAGAAACATCCACAAGCCGACCAAGACCAACTGCTTGAAGTGTCACGCCTTCGCGGGCGGCGGCGATTCCGTCAAACGCGGCGATATCACGTGGGCGCACAGGAACACCGGCGATAGCGTCTTCGACGTTCACATGTCGACCGGTCGCGGCAAATTGACCTGCCAGGCGTGCCACAAGTTCGTAAACCACAAGGTAACCGGCAAGGGCTCGGACTTAAGGGCGACAGACTACGCGGCTGAAGTCAAGTGTTCCAATTCGACCTGCCACAGCACAAAAGAGTCGTCGACCGGACACACAACGGCGGCGGTCAACAAGCACATAGCGCGCGTTGCCTGCCAGACTTGCCACATCCCGATCTACGCCAAGGATGCAAGCGACTCTACGGCTAATGAGGCGACCGAGATCCAC from Actinomycetota bacterium includes the following:
- a CDS encoding alpha-2-macroglobulin: MNKRLLFLAVMLVVIMMMAASPALAGKTAPAPTVTITAPANETTVSGTAVTISADCASGGTGYTVTGVTYNIDSGANVAMSGPDGSASGTWTASWNSTTVTDGKHTITVTATNSAGKTTAQTISVTVSNPHANLLWSDYPTNCLSCHRAKFDEMYQAVHYQWSGNAPDMLNQPTVKQGKYMNAVNSYCINILGNWQICGKCHAGRGAEPVATTSPTDTQLKNIDCLMCHNEAYALDRDRLSDGSMGPKTTDTATLNSYVRNIHKPTKTNCLKCHAFAGGGDSVKRGDITWAHRNTGDSVFDVHMSTGRGKLTCQACHKFVNHKVTGKGSDLRATDYAAEVKCSNSTCHSTKESSTGHTTAAVNKHIARVACQTCHIPIYAKDASDSTANEATEIHRSWKEPSVSTAAPYHPPSTKANNLIPKYKFWDRKSYCGLIYDVLTMDATSMAFPTSYPNGAVNGPLGTKLYAFKYKTAEQPMRDANKVLIALDTKYYMLTTPDAVEATKRGLVNMGYSSTDAFSWVKTDTYQMLNHEVPTKDKVLACGTCHENTTQMKLVGELGYHLKNTKSTICTQCHRDKNWKGYVSGHSRHVDTQKYDCSWCHTFQRPEKGGTLPP